Proteins from a single region of Parasedimentitalea psychrophila:
- a CDS encoding phytanoyl-CoA dioxygenase family protein, giving the protein MLPSADEISHPVSTNLTTQLKDVQKTLPLRVLSKEDWQHWITKGYVVVRRAVPPTQTKALVDVLWEFDEKDPKDPSTWYEPERRSHVRKELNNAGMVEIYHHQALWDNRQTPRLYDAFVDIWDREDLWVTIDRANLNPPKKGATSKDGFIHWDVNTSIYPLPIGVQGVLSLDVQDEETGGFQCAPYLFEHFDEWIATQPSDRNPLLPDMTGIERENITLAPGDLMIFNSLLAHGVRPNISKDRVRLAQYISMHPAEPSNSEEKAERIRLWTEIEPPKRPDFPGDPRDWEKKFVSPAVLTDLGQLLLGLKDW; this is encoded by the coding sequence ATGCTGCCTTCTGCAGACGAAATAAGTCATCCAGTCAGCACCAACCTGACTACGCAGTTAAAGGATGTTCAAAAGACGCTGCCACTGCGGGTTCTGTCGAAAGAGGATTGGCAGCACTGGATCACCAAAGGATACGTCGTTGTGAGACGAGCGGTTCCGCCGACGCAAACTAAAGCACTGGTAGATGTTCTTTGGGAGTTTGACGAAAAAGACCCGAAAGATCCTAGCACATGGTACGAGCCTGAACGGCGGTCCCACGTCCGCAAAGAGCTGAACAATGCAGGCATGGTTGAAATATATCACCATCAAGCCCTCTGGGATAACCGGCAGACCCCCCGCCTCTATGATGCATTCGTCGACATCTGGGACCGAGAAGACCTATGGGTGACCATTGATCGCGCGAACCTGAACCCGCCAAAGAAAGGCGCGACTTCGAAGGACGGCTTCATTCATTGGGACGTCAATACTTCAATTTACCCCCTCCCGATCGGAGTGCAAGGCGTTCTCAGCCTCGATGTGCAGGACGAAGAGACCGGCGGGTTTCAGTGCGCTCCTTATCTTTTTGAACATTTTGACGAATGGATCGCAACGCAGCCATCAGATCGAAATCCTCTTTTGCCGGATATGACAGGGATTGAACGCGAGAACATCACACTGGCCCCTGGAGATTTGATGATTTTCAACTCGCTGCTGGCCCATGGCGTACGCCCAAATATCTCGAAGGACCGTGTGCGGCTGGCACAATACATCTCGATGCATCCAGCGGAGCCGTCGAATTCAGAGGAAAAAGCTGAGCGCATCCGGCTCTGGACTGAAATCGAGCCTCCAAAGCGCCCTGATTTCCCGGGAGATCCTAGAGATTGGGAAAAGAAATTCGTCTCACCAGCGGTACTGACGGACTTAGGCCAATTACTGCTTGGACTGAAGGACTGGTGA
- a CDS encoding 3'-5' exonuclease has translation MTDALPHGDFRFIALDVETSCGDSASICQIGLACVGLDRSIQTWSAFVDPLMPFAPFNVELHGISAKTVENAPTFAEIWPKLQVLLTRHAIVQHSRFDEHAINAACKAHGLYQPRLSWSNSVTIARTAWPGLKGNGGHGLANLKQHLSLEFQHHDAGEDARAAALVVLRAEVELSKPFEQITSNNTAFQLSFSF, from the coding sequence TTGACAGACGCTCTTCCCCATGGTGATTTCCGCTTCATAGCTTTGGATGTAGAAACGTCCTGCGGTGACAGCGCCAGTATTTGCCAAATCGGTCTGGCTTGCGTTGGATTAGATCGTAGCATTCAAACTTGGTCGGCATTCGTTGACCCTTTGATGCCTTTTGCGCCTTTTAACGTCGAGCTGCATGGGATCAGCGCCAAGACTGTTGAAAACGCGCCGACTTTCGCGGAGATATGGCCCAAACTTCAGGTGCTGCTGACTAGGCACGCAATCGTTCAACACAGCCGTTTTGACGAACACGCCATCAACGCGGCATGCAAAGCACATGGTCTGTACCAACCTCGATTGAGTTGGAGCAATAGTGTGACCATCGCCAGAACTGCTTGGCCTGGGCTGAAAGGGAATGGAGGCCATGGACTGGCCAATCTTAAACAACACCTAAGCCTGGAATTTCAGCACCACGATGCAGGCGAAGACGCTCGTGCAGCGGCCTTAGTTGTGCTGCGAGCAGAAGTCGAGTTGAGCAAGCCGTTTGAACAGATCACCTCAAACAACACCGCGTTCCAACTCTCATTTTCGTTCTAG
- a CDS encoding IS3 family transposase (programmed frameshift) produces MKMTRYSEPQILAILRQAEGGVPVTELCREHGMSNASFYKWRSKYGGMDASMISQMKALEDENRRLKKMYSEMSMQAELLKEALGKKLIRPALRRGLAEKAVARHGISIALACRTFDVSETCYRYSPLLSDENEEIADLLVGLTAARKTWGFGLCFLHLRNVQGHSWNHKRVYRIYCELELNLRIKPRKRLKRDKPDALAVPDAPNMTWSMDFMADRLGDGRAFRLLNVLDDFNREGLGIEVDFSLPAERVIRSLNRIIEWRGKPGTIRVDNGPEYISGKLLEWAEKQGIIIQYIQPGKPQQNAYIERYNRTVRHEWLDQHIIENIEEAQDFATQWLWTYNNDRPNMGLGGITPAMKLKMAA; encoded by the exons ATGAAGATGACGAGATATAGCGAACCCCAAATTCTTGCGATCCTACGCCAAGCCGAAGGCGGTGTGCCTGTAACGGAGCTGTGCCGCGAGCACGGGATGAGCAACGCGTCGTTCTACAAATGGCGATCAAAATACGGTGGTATGGACGCGTCGATGATCAGCCAAATGAAGGCGCTTGAAGACGAGAACCGGCGGCTGAAAAAGATGTATTCCGAGATGAGCATGCAAGCAGAATTACTGAAGGAAGCCCTGGGAAAAAAGT TGATCCGGCCAGCCTTACGACGGGGTCTGGCCGAGAAAGCGGTGGCGCGCCACGGTATCAGCATTGCGCTGGCCTGCCGCACGTTTGATGTCAGTGAGACGTGCTATCGTTACAGCCCGCTCTTGAGCGATGAGAACGAAGAGATTGCCGATCTGCTGGTTGGGCTGACGGCCGCACGGAAGACTTGGGGGTTTGGGCTATGTTTCCTGCATCTACGTAACGTGCAAGGTCATTCGTGGAACCACAAAAGGGTTTACCGGATTTACTGCGAACTGGAACTGAACTTGCGGATCAAACCTCGGAAACGGTTAAAGCGGGACAAACCCGATGCGCTGGCAGTGCCGGACGCCCCGAACATGACCTGGTCGATGGACTTCATGGCGGATCGCCTCGGGGATGGTCGGGCGTTTCGGCTCTTGAACGTGCTGGATGATTTTAACCGCGAGGGTTTGGGCATCGAGGTCGATTTTTCTTTGCCAGCCGAACGGGTTATTCGCAGCCTTAATCGGATCATTGAATGGCGTGGGAAACCAGGAACCATTCGGGTCGATAATGGGCCGGAGTACATCAGTGGTAAGCTGCTGGAATGGGCTGAGAAACAAGGTATTATCATCCAGTACATTCAACCCGGAAAGCCGCAGCAGAACGCTTACATCGAGCGCTATAATCGCACCGTCAGGCATGAATGGTTGGACCAACATATCATCGAAAACATAGAGGAGGCACAGGACTTTGCCACACAATGGCTATGGACTTACAATAATGACCGCCCGAATATGGGCCTCGGCGGCATCACACCCGCAATGAAACTGAAAATGGCCGCGTAA